CAGAAAATAGTGGATGCCTACACCAACATCGCGGGTCTGGCCGCCAAGGAGGGTCAAACTCAGCCCATGGGCCATCTCATGCACGATGATTTCCGCAACAATGAGCGCGGCGAGAATCATCAAGCCACTGGTGTCCAGGATACCAGGTGTAAAGCTGAGCTGGATGTGACTAGTCAGCAGCAGCAGGAATGGGGCGATGAGGCCGTTGAGCAACAGCAGCGCCAGCAGCAGCTTCAGCGGCGCTGCTGGCAGCCTGCGCAGCAACGCGGCAAGCGGCTGAAGGAAACGATCGCCTTGCACAAGCGGAATGCGCAGATGCATCAATCGCGCCCAGCAGCTCTCCCGGCGCTGCATTGGCTTTGCATCAAAGCGTGCCTCGGAATCGACCAGCATTCCTTGATGACCCAGCATGGTGATAAATGTTGCAACCTGATCGAGGGAAACTGGTCGCCCAACGGCTTGTTGAAGAAGCGATTGAAGCTCTGTGATCGTATGTTGCCCGTCAAGGAATGGAATCAGCGATTGGGCAGGCTTGCTGATACGGCAGTTTTGTCCACCGGTACGGTGATGAAGGATAAAACCGAGTTCGCTATCGGGGAGGACTTCGACATCAGCATGAAGTTGTGGTCTATAGGATTGATCAAGCACCGCCATAATCTTCAATCAAATAGTCTTGACAACCTAGAATCGATGTTTGAGATGTACAACTACAGGCTCGGGGGCCTGTAAAAATTTTTTATGATCACAAGCCAAAAGGAGAAGCATAGGTTGGACTATGCTTCTCCAGCAATGGCGAGATAGCCCTTAGGCAAGACAGCAAAGCGAGCTCAAGCAGGCGGCGCAGCCACCGAAGGTGCCGGCGCACGAGAGCGTCGAAGCGCTGCCCATCGGGGTGGCGGCGTTGTTCAGGCGCTCCGGCAGCTCCTCGGCAAAGAGATCCAGCTCCGCCAGGCTCTCCAGCTCCTCGACGACCAACTCCCCATGCAGAACCATCGTCTCCATAATGTTGCGCTCCCAAGTATTGCAGGAAGAAGATCAGGCTCTGTTGCCGAACTAGCCAGCGGTACAGAAGCTGGAGACGCACGAGACACAACCACCGGCGCAGCTGTACGAGAAGAGACAGGACCAGGGGCCGGCTACGCTGGCAGCGTTGTTCAGGCGCTCCGGCAGCTCCTCAGCGTACAGATCCAGCTCCGCCAGCTCCTCGACGACTTCGACCTTGACCAGCTCGTTCCGCAGCTCCATATCCATGACCGTTCCTCCTTGAAGAATGATGGGAAGGAATCCGATGGGAAAATACCAGCGCTAGCGTTAGTAGAGCGTGCAGACGCAGGCGATTGTGCTAATAGCCGTCGAGACGGTTGAGGCTGTCGAGATGTAGCCGGCAGTCGTGGCCGAGTTGTTGAGCCGTTCCGGTAGATCCTCGGAGAACAGATCCAGCTCGGCCAACTCCGCCAGCTCATCGACTGCGGTCATTTCTCGCCGATCCTGAGTCATACACAATCCTCCTTTCATCTAGTATTACTATAGCAAACGCTTGTAAACAAAAAATAAAAAATTCTCCAATAAAGTAAAAAAATAACAAAGAATTCATTTGATCCACTCCCATTTCGATGGCAAGCTGGACAGGCTGATCGAGCAGGCCGCGCCGGGCAAGCTGATCCGCATCGAACTGGCGCAGCCGGTCGCCGATCAGGTGCTGGCGCGCTACGGCGAGCTGCAGAGTCGCGAGGGTCTGCGCGCCGAGCTGCGCGTGCCGCGCGCCGAGACGGGCACAGTCGCCGCGCGACTGCTGCATGAGCTGCCCATTGCCGACGTGACCATCGAAGATCCGCCGATACCGTTTTTGCCTGGTCGGTCGCGCGCTCGGCGCTGGCTCTGTTTGGCATGGGCACGGCCAACGTCTTCGCAATGCACCGCAACCCGCGGCGCAGCAGGCTGGCGATCCTGCCCGTTGGTGGACTGGCGGCGACGGTGGCCTCCGTCATCGGCGCGCTGCTCAAAAAACATCGGCGTGAGCGCGTAGCAGAGCGACCTCCCGCCTCCGTACGCGGGCACGCGGCGTACCGGCGCGACACCGCGCCCGTAACTTTTCGCGGCCATCCGCCGTTTTCTATATCAAATATTCTATAACTCGCTGCCGAGTGGACGCGATGGAGACAAAGATTATTGCTGCTGCGATCGCCTTTGTCCAACAGCTGTACGGGGTGGAGAGCTCCTCCCTGGCTGCGCAGATGAGCGCGCTCGCAGCCGATGCCTGGCAGGTCACCGTCTGGATCGGGCCAAGTCTCTTCCAGCGCCTCGTTGTGACGGCCGACGGCGTGGTCTCTCAGCTAGGCTAACCGCTACCCCTGATCCGCGCATGGCGGCGGCCACGGGCACGCCGCGCTTGGTGCTGCCCACGCCCACCTCTGCCCCAGGCACCCCCTGCACGAACGATCGATGCGGCGCCGCCCAGGCGTGCTATGATACAGCCCAGCATGCCAAAGCGCGGGGCACGATGATCGACGTTCGCTCGCTCTCCAAACACTACCTTGTCCACGAAAAAGAGCCGGGCCTGCTCGGCTCGCTGCGGTCGTTTGTGCGCCGGCGGCAGCGCGTGGTCAACGCCGTCGATGCGATCAGCTTCAGCATCGCCGCCGGTGAGATGGTCGGCTTTCTGGGCCCCAACGGTGCGGGCAAGACCACCACGCTCAAAATGCTGGCCGGGCTGCTGCACCCTACCAGCGGTGAGGTACGCGTTGCCGGCTTCGTGCCCAAGGAACGCCGTCCGGAGTTTCTCAAAACCATCACGCTGGTCATGGGCCAGAAGCAGCAACTGCTGTGGGACCTGCCGGCGCTGGACAGTTTTCGCGTCAACCAGGCGATCTACGACATTCCCGATGACGAGTATCGCGCCACCATGCGCGAGTTCAGCGAGCTGCTGGAGCTGGACGGCATTCTCAAAAAGCAGGTGCGCAAGCTGAGCCTGGGCGAGCGCATGAAGTGCGAGCTGGCGGCGGCGCTGCTGCATCGTCCGCGCGTGCTGTTTCTGGACGAACCGACGATCGGGCTGGATGTCAACATGCAGGCGCGCATCCGCGAGTTCATAGCCGAGTACAACCGCCGCTTCCAGGCCACCGTGCTGCTGACCAGCCACTACATGGCCGATGTGACGGCGCTGTGTCGTCGCATCATCGTGATCGACCATGGCCGCATCATCTTCGATGGCGACCTGGCAGGGCTGATCGAGCAGGCCGTGCCGGGCAAGCTGATCCGCATCGAACTGGCGCAGCCGGTCGCCGATCAGGTGCTGGCGCGCTACGGCGAGCTGCAGAGTCGCGAGGGTCTGCGCGCCGAGCTGCGCGTGCCGCGCGCCGAGACGGGCACAGTCGCCGCGCGACTGCTGCATGAGCTGCCCATTGCCGACGTGACCATCGAAGATCCGCCGATCGAAGCGGTGATCGGCCAGCTCTTCCGCGCCGGACGCGAGGGCGCGCCCCAGCCGGTCGCTGCCGTGGAGGCCGGCCTATGAGCCCGATCCTGCGCCGCACCTGGCGCAAAGCCGGCACGCTCTTCGCAGTCTGGTTTGCGCACATGAGCGTGTACCGCGCCGAGATTGTGATCTGGATGCTCTCCGGTATGGTGCCGCTGATCATGATGGCGGTGTGGATCGGTAAAGCGCGCGCCGAGGGTGGCATGGTACAGGGCTTCACGCCTCAGGACTTTGCCGCCTATTTTCTGGCGGCCTGGCTCAGCGGCCAGATGGTGGTCGCCTGGGTCGCCTGGGAGCTGGACTACCAGATCCGCCAGGGGCAGCTCTCACCCAAGTTGCTGCGCCCGCTCGATCCCCTCTGGGAGCATCTGGCGGCGCACGTCACCGAGCGGCTGGTGCGCTTGCCGTTCATGGCGCTGATCGTGGCGCTGGGGCTGTGGCTGGTGCCCGGCACGCGCCTGTTCAACGATGCATGGGCAGCGCTGGCCTACCTGCCGGTCATCGCGCTGTCGTTCCTGATCCGCTTTTTGTTGTCGTACTGCATCGGCCTGCTGGCCTTCTGGTTCGACCAGGCTACTGCGCTGGATGAGTTTTACGGCATCGTGGCCGCGTTTCTGACCGGCTCGTTCGCGCCGCTGACGCTGTATCCGCCCCTGGCGCAGCAGATCATCATGTGGCTGCCGTTTCCCTACCTGGTCTATTTTCCGGTGCAGGTGCTGCTGGGTCATGCGCAGGGACCGGAGCTGGTGCGCATCGTGGCGGTGCAACTGTTGTGGATCATGATTCTGGGCGGCCTGCGCGCCGTGCTGTGGCGCAAGGGCCTGCAACGCTATGGCGCGGTGGGCGCATGAATTCGTTTCGTTATATCAAATTAGCAGCAATCTTCGCCGCGGCCAGCATCAGCGCGCAGCTCGAGTATCGTCTGAACTTTGTGATCAACGCCATGAGCTCGCTGCTGACCGCCGGCAGCGCCCTGTTTGGGCTGCGCGTGCTGGCCGGCGAGGGCACGGTGGTCGGCGGCTGGAGCTACCGCGAAGCGATGATCGTGGTCGGCTTGTTCACGCTGGTGCAGGGCTTTATCGGCACACTGCTGTATCCCAACCTCAACAAAATTGCCGAGGCGGTGCGGCTGGGCACGATGGATTTCCACCTACTCAAGCCGATCGATGCCCAGTTTCTGGTTTCGACGCGCAACATCAACATCTTCCACGTGGTGGACATCTGTGTCGGCGCGGGCGTGACGATCTGGGCGCTGCGCGGCCTGGAAACATCGCCGTCCAGCCTGCTGACGGGTGGACTGCTGATCATCGCCGCGCTGGCGATCGTGTACGCGATCTGGTTTGGGCTGTCCACCACTGCCTTCTGGTTTGTGCGCGTGGAGAACATCACCGAGCTGTTCAACGGCCTGTTTCGCGCCGGGCAGTTTCCGGTCTCGGTCTTTCCCGGCTGGGTGCGGCTGTTCTTCACCTTCGTGGTGCCGGTGGCGTTTATCACCACCGTGCCGGCGGAGGCGCTGCTGGGCCGGCTGACGCCGCGCAACGGGGTCGTGGCGCTGGGCGTGGCGCTGGCGCTGCTCCTGGCAGCGCGCGCCTTCTGGCGTCGGGCGATCCGCAGCTACACCAGCGCCAGCTCGTAGTGTTCAGCGCTCGGCACGCGCCAGACGGCTGCGGTTCAGGCTGCGATACACGCTCACGGCGCGCAGAATGGCACGATCGGTTGGGCTGTCATACGCCCAGCGGTGGGCGCAAGCATCGATGATCGCCAGCTCGACGCGGCTAATGGGCTGGTGGTAGAGCCAGGCCAGGCTGAGCGCCACCAGGTCGCCATCCAGCAGGCCGCGCTGCCACAGCACGGCCAGCAGCACGGCGGCCAACACGGACGGAAGCGCCAGCATCGGCGCGGGCCATAGTGCGGCCAGCAGCGCCAGCACGGCCAGACCCAGCGTCAACAGCGCTGCCAGCCGGCGGCGCCGTTGGCGTGTACGCTCGATGGCCTGCCAGATCAACCAGTAGGCGCGATAGTCGGCGCGTGAGTCGCGCATAGGTCGGGTGCCTGTTTCCACACAACGCGACCGCCTCCTCTAGGAAGCGGTCGCCATCGACGATCCACACGGCGGGTGACGCGACGCAGCTTCCTTGCCGCGCGTCACCCACCGTATCGCGCCATGCTAGCAGATCGCGTGCCAGGCACCGAGAGGGCTTAGGCTTCCAGCCCTTCCATACGTGCGTAGGTGTCGATGATCGCGCGCCAGTCGTCCACCGAGTCGATGATGAAGTACTCGTCGTGGTAGCTGTAGGCCGCGCCCGGCTTGGCCGCCACGCGCCGAATGTCGAAGGGATGTTTGGGTAGCTCCGGCTTGAGCGCGTGCTGCAGCTCGCCCGGCGAGGAGAGCAACCCCGCGCCGATGATCTTCAGCTCGCCGTTCTCGCGCACAAAGCCGAACTCGACTGTGTACCACCACAGTCGCGCGATCGCCAGTTGCTGTTCTTCGCTGCGCGCTTTGAGATAGACCTCGCCGTAGCGCCGGGCGATGTCGGCAAACTTCTGATCGGTGAAGAAGGCCAGATGACCAAAATATTCGTGGAACAGATCGGGCAACGGCGTGAAGTCCAGTTCGTGCGGACGGCGAATGTAGTCGGTGACCGGGAAGCGGCAGGCTGCCAGGTGTTCGAACCATTCGGTGGGGCCGAGGTACTCGTTCTGGGCATCGGCCAGCGTCCAGCCGACCATGCGCTGCAGGCGCTGCGACATCTGATCACGATCGGGCAGCCGCGTGAAGTCAAGGCCCAGGCGGGGCATGCCCTCCAGAAACTCGCGGCAGGCGACGCCCTGCACCAATTGCGACTGCCGCTCGCAGAGTTTGCGCCAGGTCTCGTGATCTTCCTCGCTGTAGTTGCCCGCGGTGCCCACCTTTGGAGCTTGCGTTGCGACTCCGTTGTCGTGTACGCTCATGCCTGTATTCCTTTCCCGCCGCGTCGTTGCGCACGTGTGCCGGTCGGCGGTGACTCGTCTCGCACACGTTCGGGAGCCATATTGTAGCGCAAGATCGGCGATCATGCATAACTTCGGAAGACGGGGATGAGCTTGTTGGCACGCGTACGCCATGCTGGCGCGCCACGCGGCAGCGTGGCAGGGGTGCGCGGGCTGGCGCTCGCTCCGCCGGCGAGCGGAACGCAGCCCGCCGGAGGTTTGTGAATGGCGCCCGCTCTCCAAAAAAGCGTGCGCCAGCCATGCTGGCGCGCGCGCGATGCGCGCGCCGGGCGGCTACGATGTGGGCCAACGAAGATGGTGGTAGAACACCGGCCGCAGCCTGTGCCCGCGGTGCGGGCACGCGGGAGCATGGCGCCCGCACTCCAAAGAGTAGTTTTGGAGTGCGCCAGCCATGCTGGCGCGCCACGCGGCAGCGTGGCAGGGGTGCTCGTCGGCTTATCTCATGAACCGCATCGTGCCTGCATCGCAGGCGGAGCACGGTTTTCAACTGCACACGACGTGTGGGTGCACGGCTCCCGCACGCCGAAACACACATCGCGCGAGCATAGCGCCCGACCGCCAGAAACGAACTAGCGCGGCACGTACACGATACGCGGGCTTTGCTGTGGCGGCGCGGGCAGGCTCCAGGTGGCTACGCTGTTGAAGGCGCCGGCTTCGAAGCGCTCCAGATCCAGGCGTCGCAGCTCGATCTGTCCCGTTGTGTCACCCACCAGCACCAGCAGCGTCGCCGGATCGGCCCAGGCTAGGTCCAGAAAGCGATAGCCCGCCGCGGCGCGCGCCAGCTCCAGAGTGCGCAGGTTAGCGCCGTCGGTGTCGAGCACGCCGAGCACGCTCTCGGACGACTGGTAGCCGGGCGCAGCAGCATAGGCCAGCCGCGCACCGTCCGGCGACCAGGCCAGCGCCGGTATCATCGCCTGTTGCTGCGGCAGCAGCTCGCGCTCCGTGCCGTTGTCGAGGTCGTAGCGTGCGATCGCCGCCACCGGCTGGCCGCCCGGGGGGAGCTGACCCACTACCAGCGCTGCGTGCGCGCCATCAGACGAGGGCACGGCCTGAATGTGTTCACCGGCGCGCAGCGTCTGCACCTCGCCGGTCGTCGGATCGAGCAGCGCGAGCCCGCGTGGCAGCGCGTCGGTTGCGTACAGAATCTGCTCCACTAACAGGCCGCGCGGCGTCCAGGCGATCGGCACCAGCGGCATGGGCAGTGTCTCGGCGCTCACCTGCAGCGGACCCTCCGCCACGGCGCGGGCTGCATCGCCGGCGCGATCGTAGATCAGCAGTTGCCAGCGCTCCTGGCCGATCAGCGTGTAGGCCAGCGCCGATCCGTCGGGCGCGAACGCCGCGCGCGCAAACGCATCCCCGGCATCAGCAGGCATGGGCGTGGCCGTGCCACTCCGCAGATCGCGCAGCCAGAGCTGTAGCCTACCCGCCTGCATGGCCGCGTAGGCCAGCGCCGATCCGTCGGGCGCAGCCACCACGCCATAGAGACCGGGCGGATCGCCAACAGGCGCGAGCGCTTCAGGCGTCGCTTCCGGACGCAACAGGTACTCGCCGGCGATGACCAGCGGCTCACCAGTGACCGGCTGCGGCGTGGGTGTAGCCAGCATGGGCGTAGGCGTGGGAACCTCCACCGTTGCTGTGAATGTAGCCAGCGCGGGCGTAGGCGTCGGCTGTTGGGCCACCGCGGTTGACGCCTCAGGTGGCGGATTCGCGCCGGCATCGGAGACCGGGGCCACCGGCGCGCACCCGCTGAGCGTCAGGCCCAGCGCCAGAGCAGCACCCAGAGGCCGAAACCGATTGAGCATGATCGAAACTCCTTGGGATGGTCGATAGCTATCGACGGCATACTAACCAACGGAGTTCCGCCTGCCATCCTGCGAAAGTTTGAGCGCCAATGGGACGAATGGACACACCACGGCGGCGCGGAGGCCACGCAGCCTTCCATGCGCCGACTAGCGTCAAGGAGCGGGAGCCTGCCTGCCCAACCTGTCTCGCAACTACGGGTGTCGGGCTCGTCCACGCCGGCACGAGCTGCCCTTCTCGAAGGCGTTGGGCGCGCCGGCGCCACAGCAGATCGCCATAGGCCCCAACCGCGAACGTCGTCGCTCGTGTATGCGACGCGATCTGCGGCTCGCGCATGGCCTACAAGCGCGGCGCACCAGGCCGCTGCCTTCCGACGAGCGCGCCCCGCGCCCCGCCACTCCCTGGAAGGGCAGTGCTTGCCCCTGCTCCTCACCCACGCCAGACCCAGCGCTTTCCTGCGACAGTTCAATGACCCAACAGGGTATCAATCTCGGCATCAAACACACAGCAGGGCACGCCGGCGGCGTACCCTGCCACTCTTCTCTGAATTCAATCCCTTCGACGTTGGGACACTGATTTCGATGTTCACCACGGAGACACGGAGACACAGAGTTTTCTGTTGACGTTTCATGTCCCTCAACGTCGTGGCACTGATTCAACACATTACCAGAAAGAGGAAAAAGAGGAAGAAAATACGTTACATGAGGTTTCAATCCCCTAAAAGTCGGGGCACTGATTTCAACATCAAGCGCGGGCTGATCGTAAGCGATGAGTTCGCCCAGAAAATGTTTCAATCCCCTAAAAGTCGGGGCACTGATTTCAACCTTAATCGGCAAGCCGGATCGGATCAAGCAGGGCGAGAGCCTAGCGTTTCAATCCCCTAAAAGTCGGGGCACTGATTTCAACGGGTTGATCGGCGAGCCCGATCGGATCAAGGCAAGCGAGTTTCAATCCCCTAAAAGTCGGGGCACTGATTTCAACAGCGCGTCATCCTGGCCGAGGCATTCGGCCAGGGAGGCTTGTTTCAATCCCCTAAAAGTCGGGGCACTGATTTCAACAGCGCGTCATCCTGGCCGAGGCATTCGGCCAGGGAGGCTTGTTTCAATCCCCTAAAAGTCGGGGCACTGATTTCAACTGACCTCGAGAGCATCAGGATTGCCGCGGCATCTGCTGCTGAGTTTCAATCCCCTAAAAGTCGGGGCACTGATTTCAACGTTCCAGGACGAGATGGGAAGGATTAAACTATGCGCATATGTTTCAATCCCCTAAAAGTCGGGGCACTGATTTCAACGAAAAGGATCAATGAGGAGTGTGGGGGCGATCCTCATTTGAGGAGTTTCAATCCCCTAAAAGTCGGGGCACTGATTTCAACTCTGTTATACACTGTCGTCGAATCTCCATGGCGCTCCCGCGAGTTTCAATCCCCTAAAAGTCGGGGCACTGATTTCAACTCTGTTATACACTGTCGTCGAATCTCCATGGCGCTCCCGCGAGTTTCAATCCCCTAAAAGTCGGGGCACTGATTTCAACCTCGCCAGACTGGGATGCGATCGGGGCGGCCTGGCTGGCCGTTTCAATCCCCTAAAAGTCGGGGCACTGATTTCAACACTGGGTTCAGCGTCTCGCGAGCCGCGCGAGACGCTTACCGGTTTCAATCCCCTAAAAGTCGGGGCACTGATTTCAACCCCTGCCCTATTATAGCCCTTCCTGAAGCCCTGTCAAGCGCGGTTTGCGAGGGTGGCCCGAAATCGGGCAAAAGTGTAAAGCGTTTCTGGTTAAAATCCGGTTAAGAAGAGGTTGTTTATGGCTTCCCCATGCGATCGCGAGGCATCCAGACCGAAATGGGCAGCATGCGATCATGATTGGGCTCCAACCAGTTCGCCAAGCGCGCGCGCGCCGCTCTGTTCGAGGCGATGCAGCAGCTCCAGGCAGATGCGCCGCGCCATCAGCGGCCCCTCGTAGAGCATGCCGGTATAGACTTGCACCAGCGTCGCGCCTGCCGCCAGCTTCTCCAGCACATCATCGGCCGTGAAGACGCCGCCCACGCCGATGATCGGCAGCCGCCCGGCGCTGGCCTGACGTAGCCGCCGGATCACGGCGGTGCTGCGTGCGCGCAGGGGCGCACCGCTCAGGCCGCCTGCCTCATCACGGGCCGGACTGCGCAGCGCGGCGGGTCGCGCCAGCGTGGTGTTGGTAGCCACCAATCCATCCCAGCCATGGCGCAGCGCCGCGTCGGCGATGGCTTCCAGCGCGGCGTCGTCCAGGTCGGGTGCCAGTTTGAGCAGCAGCGGCAGCTCGGGCCGTAGCGCCGCGCGCCGCCGGCTCAACGCCTCCAGCAGTTCGTCCAGCGCCGCGCCGTGCTGCAGCGCGCGCAGACCGGCGGTGTTGGGCGAACTGATGTTAATCGCCAGGTAGGCCGCGCGCGCGGCAAATGTCTCCAGACCGGTCAGGTAGTCCGCAACGGCGCGTCCGGCCTCGACGCTGGCGCGGTTGGCGCCCAGGTTGACGCCGACCGGTGGCGCGTCCCACGGACGGCGCGCCAGACGCATGCGCACTGCGAGCGCGCCCTCACCGGGGAAGCCCATGCGGTTGATCACGGCGCGATCCTGCGGCAGACGGAACAGCCGCGGCCGCGGATTGCCGGCCTGCGGCAGCGGCGTGACCGTGCCGACCTCGACATGGCCCCAGCCCAACGCGCCCCAGACGTGGACCGCCACGGCGTTCTTGTCCAGCCCGGCGGCGATGCCCAGCGGATTGCCAAACT
This is a stretch of genomic DNA from Kallotenue papyrolyticum. It encodes these proteins:
- a CDS encoding M50 family metallopeptidase, which translates into the protein MAVLDQSYRPQLHADVEVLPDSELGFILHHRTGGQNCRISKPAQSLIPFLDGQHTITELQSLLQQAVGRPVSLDQVATFITMLGHQGMLVDSEARFDAKPMQRRESCWARLMHLRIPLVQGDRFLQPLAALLRRLPAAPLKLLLALLLLNGLIAPFLLLLTSHIQLSFTPGILDTSGLMILAALIVAEIIVHEMAHGLSLTLLGGQTRDVGVGIHYFLIPYAYTNTTDAYRLSRRGRILVSLAGPMVDLSLLGINAMLLSTGILSPGANQIVIIWMSFQATILLWNANPFLPFDGYYVLADLLNEPALRREAFRYLRSLPHRLVGRAVADRHTPQQRRIYLGYGLLTAVYMMGFLSYAFLLTLAAFPISMP
- a CDS encoding ABC transporter ATP-binding protein, which translates into the protein MIDVRSLSKHYLVHEKEPGLLGSLRSFVRRRQRVVNAVDAISFSIAAGEMVGFLGPNGAGKTTTLKMLAGLLHPTSGEVRVAGFVPKERRPEFLKTITLVMGQKQQLLWDLPALDSFRVNQAIYDIPDDEYRATMREFSELLELDGILKKQVRKLSLGERMKCELAAALLHRPRVLFLDEPTIGLDVNMQARIREFIAEYNRRFQATVLLTSHYMADVTALCRRIIVIDHGRIIFDGDLAGLIEQAVPGKLIRIELAQPVADQVLARYGELQSREGLRAELRVPRAETGTVAARLLHELPIADVTIEDPPIEAVIGQLFRAGREGAPQPVAAVEAGL
- a CDS encoding ABC transporter permease, with product MSPILRRTWRKAGTLFAVWFAHMSVYRAEIVIWMLSGMVPLIMMAVWIGKARAEGGMVQGFTPQDFAAYFLAAWLSGQMVVAWVAWELDYQIRQGQLSPKLLRPLDPLWEHLAAHVTERLVRLPFMALIVALGLWLVPGTRLFNDAWAALAYLPVIALSFLIRFLLSYCIGLLAFWFDQATALDEFYGIVAAFLTGSFAPLTLYPPLAQQIIMWLPFPYLVYFPVQVLLGHAQGPELVRIVAVQLLWIMILGGLRAVLWRKGLQRYGAVGA
- a CDS encoding ABC transporter permease, giving the protein MNSFRYIKLAAIFAAASISAQLEYRLNFVINAMSSLLTAGSALFGLRVLAGEGTVVGGWSYREAMIVVGLFTLVQGFIGTLLYPNLNKIAEAVRLGTMDFHLLKPIDAQFLVSTRNINIFHVVDICVGAGVTIWALRGLETSPSSLLTGGLLIIAALAIVYAIWFGLSTTAFWFVRVENITELFNGLFRAGQFPVSVFPGWVRLFFTFVVPVAFITTVPAEALLGRLTPRNGVVALGVALALLLAARAFWRRAIRSYTSASS
- a CDS encoding amino acid hydroxylase: MSVHDNGVATQAPKVGTAGNYSEEDHETWRKLCERQSQLVQGVACREFLEGMPRLGLDFTRLPDRDQMSQRLQRMVGWTLADAQNEYLGPTEWFEHLAACRFPVTDYIRRPHELDFTPLPDLFHEYFGHLAFFTDQKFADIARRYGEVYLKARSEEQQLAIARLWWYTVEFGFVRENGELKIIGAGLLSSPGELQHALKPELPKHPFDIRRVAAKPGAAYSYHDEYFIIDSVDDWRAIIDTYARMEGLEA
- a CDS encoding LpqB family beta-propeller domain-containing protein: MLNRFRPLGAALALGLTLSGCAPVAPVSDAGANPPPEASTAVAQQPTPTPALATFTATVEVPTPTPMLATPTPQPVTGEPLVIAGEYLLRPEATPEALAPVGDPPGLYGVVAAPDGSALAYAAMQAGRLQLWLRDLRSGTATPMPADAGDAFARAAFAPDGSALAYTLIGQERWQLLIYDRAGDAARAVAEGPLQVSAETLPMPLVPIAWTPRGLLVEQILYATDALPRGLALLDPTTGEVQTLRAGEHIQAVPSSDGAHAALVVGQLPPGGQPVAAIARYDLDNGTERELLPQQQAMIPALAWSPDGARLAYAAAPGYQSSESVLGVLDTDGANLRTLELARAAAGYRFLDLAWADPATLLVLVGDTTGQIELRRLDLERFEAGAFNSVATWSLPAPPQQSPRIVYVPR
- a CDS encoding quinone-dependent dihydroorotate dehydrogenase codes for the protein MLYRHTLLPVLLRVEAETAHETTLRLLSLVDRWPAAYRLLRRLIAVDDARLRVHCWNLQFGNPLGIAAGLDKNAVAVHVWGALGWGHVEVGTVTPLPQAGNPRPRLFRLPQDRAVINRMGFPGEGALAVRMRLARRPWDAPPVGVNLGANRASVEAGRAVADYLTGLETFAARAAYLAINISSPNTAGLRALQHGAALDELLEALSRRRAALRPELPLLLKLAPDLDDAALEAIADAALRHGWDGLVATNTTLARPAALRSPARDEAGGLSGAPLRARSTAVIRRLRQASAGRLPIIGVGGVFTADDVLEKLAAGATLVQVYTGMLYEGPLMARRICLELLHRLEQSGARALGELVGAQS